From Thalassotalea euphylliae, the proteins below share one genomic window:
- a CDS encoding NAD(P)/FAD-dependent oxidoreductase — MKRKFDVAIVGAGLAGQSCALVTARGLLDVAIFGANNSQNNNFETHNFITNDGLTKKSILSKGLSDLKKYSNINIYSDPVIKVSVTMNGYLIFTEEGVAIEAEKVVFAMGNNFDFDSTKIEGLKKVWGTSAFSCAYCHAYELKGKPISIIAQTESDIHFIKLLRRWSTDIKIFIHAEEHINIEQMIYRNIPEPKIYNKKIKSIESCEGQITSLVLEDGKRVASDALFISDIDTRTNIIIDSIYNSTTFNSQLNRNLYKTDPYGRTDMKNIFIIGDSRTRFSTLVGVVFRNLCHFSNIKKIGMTHDSIFRLQQSISRTSIR, encoded by the coding sequence ATGAAGAGAAAATTTGATGTCGCTATTGTTGGCGCAGGACTAGCAGGGCAAAGTTGTGCGCTTGTAACTGCAAGAGGGTTACTAGATGTTGCAATATTTGGAGCGAATAACTCTCAAAATAATAACTTTGAAACTCATAATTTTATTACTAATGATGGTTTAACTAAAAAGAGTATTTTATCTAAAGGTCTATCAGATCTGAAAAAATACTCTAACATCAATATTTATAGCGATCCAGTAATAAAAGTTTCAGTTACGATGAATGGTTATTTAATATTCACAGAAGAAGGTGTGGCAATTGAAGCTGAGAAAGTTGTTTTTGCAATGGGAAATAACTTTGATTTCGATTCTACAAAAATTGAAGGCCTTAAAAAGGTATGGGGTACAAGTGCATTTTCTTGTGCTTATTGCCATGCATATGAACTTAAAGGTAAGCCTATTTCTATAATTGCTCAAACAGAATCCGATATTCATTTTATTAAATTGCTTCGAAGGTGGTCAACAGATATTAAAATATTTATTCATGCAGAGGAACACATAAATATTGAACAGATGATCTACAGGAATATCCCTGAACCGAAGATATATAATAAGAAAATCAAAAGTATTGAAAGTTGTGAAGGTCAAATAACCTCTTTGGTATTAGAGGATGGTAAGAGGGTTGCGTCAGATGCATTATTTATATCTGACATAGACACTCGAACAAATATCATTATAGATAGCATCTATAACTCAACAACTTTTAATTCACAATTGAATAGAAACTTATACAAGACTGATCCTTATGGAAGAACGGATATGAAAAATATTTTCATAATAGGAGACTCTAGAACTAGATTCTCTACATTAGTAGGGGTAGTGTTTAGAAATCTGTGTCATTTCAGTAATATTAAGAAAATAGGAATGACACATGACTCAATCTTTCGACTTCAACAAAGCATTAGCAGAACTTCAATCAGGTAA
- a CDS encoding AAA family ATPase, whose amino-acid sequence MDTGDYEMEQHTYDSPESIQCSLPENGEQLIRFIGKEKDFKGIGEGKARALWDELGEDFHKVLQDDTPKTRKRLRKLLSDDSISALFEGYKKYKNLSHCNWMSNHKIPASIQQRLLKHHGENSVRAIKQNPYLLIGFGMKFEDIDLLVQSNQFKNKLINNDPKRLSAALEFSIRKEVEKGHTYTSQESLRPSLLKLLKDTELVSLAFRKGYDKAQYILHPETGTYHPTAQLLMESVVAKRLKLLASKTELLDDRAKAAYDSAKNELPYEILQKQEVAVVTCLDNAVSCITGGAGTGKTTVLRTALKAYHQIGFEVHAVALSGRAAMRLHESIGFFTSTIAKLLRDEPIEPSQEKPNHLLVIDEASMIDIPTMYRLVNHIHPSVRIIFTGDPDQLPPIGCGKVLADIVSSQSIANTELD is encoded by the coding sequence GTGGATACAGGTGATTATGAGATGGAGCAGCATACGTATGACTCACCAGAGTCTATACAATGCAGTCTACCAGAAAATGGCGAACAACTTATTCGCTTCATTGGTAAAGAAAAAGATTTCAAAGGCATTGGTGAAGGTAAAGCTAGAGCATTGTGGGATGAGCTTGGGGAGGATTTTCACAAAGTTTTGCAAGATGATACTCCTAAAACAAGAAAAAGGCTCAGAAAGCTTCTAAGTGACGATTCCATTAGTGCGTTATTTGAAGGTTACAAAAAATACAAGAACCTTTCTCACTGTAATTGGATGTCTAATCATAAGATCCCTGCAAGCATACAACAGCGATTACTCAAACATCATGGTGAAAATTCCGTAAGGGCCATAAAACAAAACCCTTACTTGCTAATAGGTTTTGGTATGAAGTTTGAGGATATTGATTTACTAGTACAAAGCAATCAATTCAAAAACAAGTTAATAAACAACGACCCTAAACGATTGAGTGCAGCACTAGAATTTTCAATTCGCAAAGAAGTTGAAAAAGGGCACACTTACACTAGTCAAGAAAGTTTACGGCCTTCTTTGCTAAAATTACTTAAGGATACTGAGCTGGTTTCTTTAGCTTTTCGGAAAGGGTACGACAAAGCGCAGTATATCTTACATCCAGAAACTGGAACCTATCACCCAACAGCTCAATTGTTAATGGAGAGTGTCGTTGCGAAACGACTTAAATTACTTGCTTCAAAAACAGAGTTACTGGATGACAGAGCCAAAGCAGCATATGATTCAGCTAAAAATGAACTTCCTTACGAAATATTGCAGAAGCAAGAAGTTGCTGTCGTTACCTGTTTAGATAATGCTGTAAGTTGTATAACAGGAGGTGCAGGCACTGGTAAAACAACGGTTTTAAGAACAGCATTAAAGGCTTATCACCAAATAGGGTTTGAAGTTCACGCTGTAGCACTAAGTGGTCGTGCTGCAATGCGCCTTCACGAATCAATAGGTTTTTTTACATCAACAATAGCCAAACTACTCAGGGACGAGCCTATTGAACCGAGTCAGGAAAAACCAAATCATCTCCTTGTAATTGACGAAGCTAGCATGATTGACATACCTACGATGTACCGATTAGTTAATCATATTCACCCATCCGTCAGAATTATTTTTACAGGTGATCCTGACCAACTCCCTCCCATCGGTTGCGGTAAGGTTCTTGCTGATATCGTATCATCACAATCTATTGCCAACACAGAGCTAGATTGA
- a CDS encoding IS3 family transposase (programmed frameshift), with amino-acid sequence MTKRKNKTYTTEFKQEAVALVTEQGYTVSQAAASLGITTKLIYNWKAKLEQQQAGNALSEGERAELKRLRKEVKELKVEKENLKKGKRLLCERNEVKYEFVKANSQAHDVRKMCAVMQVSRSAYYAWLKRPAKLITAEELHLYRRAKALFKRSRESLGYRELHKNLRKEGFEIGKHRTRKLMEALNLKVKQRVAYKVTTKRKHADAVADNLLNQNFNPLGPNQIWAGDVTYLKTGEGWMYLAVVMDLYSRRIVGWHIDKRMTTDLVMKAMIRAYNLRKPAKGLVFHSDRGSQYTSKRYRQLLEQFGIRASMGDVGACWDNAVVERFFGSLKHDWLLKVAQPTREHMKNDVVDYMKYYNLERLHSANSDLSPVEYENSFRKVSGWS; translated from the exons ATGACAAAACGAAAAAACAAAACCTATACAACCGAATTTAAACAAGAAGCTGTAGCTTTAGTGACTGAGCAAGGCTATACGGTCTCACAAGCCGCAGCCTCTTTGGGAATTACAACTAAACTCATTTATAACTGGAAAGCTAAACTTGAACAACAACAAGCTGGCAATGCGTTAAGTGAAGGTGAACGAGCAGAGCTAAAACGACTGAGAAAAGAAGTTAAAGAACTCAAAGTGGAGAAAGAGA ATCTTAAAAAAGGCAAGCGCCTTCTTTGCGAAAGAAATGAAGTAAAGTACGAGTTCGTCAAAGCCAATAGTCAGGCTCATGACGTCCGCAAGATGTGTGCTGTGATGCAAGTCAGTCGCTCTGCTTACTATGCATGGCTCAAACGGCCAGCCAAGTTAATTACGGCAGAAGAGCTTCATTTATATCGGCGAGCTAAAGCGCTGTTTAAACGCAGTCGTGAAAGCTTGGGCTATCGCGAGCTACATAAAAACTTACGCAAAGAAGGCTTTGAAATTGGTAAGCACAGAACTCGAAAGCTCATGGAAGCGTTGAACCTGAAAGTAAAGCAGCGAGTTGCCTACAAGGTAACAACGAAGCGTAAGCATGCTGATGCAGTTGCAGATAATTTGCTTAATCAGAACTTTAATCCGTTGGGGCCAAATCAGATTTGGGCTGGTGATGTGACTTATTTAAAAACAGGCGAAGGTTGGATGTATCTTGCTGTTGTGATGGATTTATATTCTCGACGCATTGTTGGTTGGCATATAGATAAACGTATGACGACTGACTTAGTGATGAAAGCCATGATTAGGGCTTATAACCTGAGAAAACCAGCTAAAGGCTTAGTATTCCACTCTGACCGAGGCTCTCAATACACCAGTAAGCGTTACCGTCAGCTGCTCGAACAATTTGGTATTCGAGCGAGTATGGGTGATGTGGGAGCCTGTTGGGATAACGCAGTAGTGGAGAGGTTCTTTGGCAGTTTGAAACATGATTGGTTACTTAAAGTGGCTCAACCTACGCGTGAGCATATGAAAAATGATGTTGTCGATTATATGAAGTATTACAACTTAGAAAGACTGCATTCAGCTAATAGTGATCTGTCACCAGTAGAGTATGAAAATTCTTTTAGAAAAGTGTCCGGCTGGAGTTGA
- a CDS encoding IS256 family transposase, giving the protein MTQSFDFNKALAELQSGKGLTGEDGVLTPLIKQLTEAALKAELEQHLDSEQQPNRKNGTSKKTVKSSVGQFELETPRDRTGSFEPQLVKKNQTKLTAEIDHKILSMFALGMSYRDIRSHVQEMYGIEISEATITGVTDQLIPELKAWQSRSLDTLYPFIWLDAIHYKIKESGRYVSKAVYTVLGINIEGRKELLGLYVSESEGANYWLSVLTDLHNRGVSDILIACVDGLKGFPEAIGTIYPETEVQQCVIHQIRNSMKYVASKHQKAFMADLKPVYRATTKDAAEAALDELDAKWGKLYPIVIESWRRKWANLSVYFKYPDYVRKAIYTTNAIEAVHRQFRKLTKTKGAFPNENSLMKLLYAGILNASKKWTMPIHSWNLTLSQLAIHFEGRLDGVLDI; this is encoded by the coding sequence ATGACTCAATCTTTCGACTTCAACAAAGCATTAGCAGAACTTCAATCAGGTAAAGGGTTAACGGGTGAAGATGGTGTTTTAACGCCACTCATTAAACAATTAACAGAAGCTGCACTCAAAGCCGAGCTAGAGCAACACCTAGACTCAGAGCAACAACCTAACCGTAAGAACGGTACAAGCAAGAAAACGGTTAAATCCTCCGTAGGCCAGTTTGAGCTTGAAACCCCAAGAGACCGTACTGGCTCATTTGAACCTCAACTCGTTAAGAAAAATCAAACTAAGCTAACCGCTGAGATTGACCATAAAATCCTATCCATGTTTGCGTTAGGCATGAGCTATCGTGATATTCGCAGCCATGTTCAGGAAATGTACGGCATTGAAATCTCAGAAGCCACGATAACAGGCGTTACAGACCAGCTCATACCAGAGCTAAAAGCGTGGCAATCACGTAGCCTTGATACGCTGTACCCGTTTATCTGGCTTGATGCTATTCACTATAAAATCAAGGAAAGTGGCCGTTATGTTAGCAAAGCTGTTTACACCGTACTCGGCATAAATATCGAAGGTCGCAAAGAGTTACTTGGCTTATACGTCTCAGAAAGCGAAGGCGCTAACTACTGGCTATCAGTGCTCACCGATTTACACAATCGCGGCGTATCCGATATTTTAATTGCTTGTGTTGATGGACTTAAAGGCTTTCCTGAGGCCATTGGTACTATCTATCCTGAAACAGAGGTTCAACAGTGCGTTATTCATCAAATTCGTAACTCGATGAAGTATGTTGCTTCAAAGCACCAGAAAGCATTTATGGCGGACTTAAAGCCTGTTTACCGTGCAACGACCAAAGATGCCGCAGAAGCAGCCTTAGACGAATTAGATGCTAAATGGGGCAAGCTATATCCCATCGTGATTGAGTCTTGGCGCAGAAAATGGGCTAACTTGTCGGTTTACTTCAAGTATCCAGACTACGTGCGCAAAGCTATTTACACCACCAATGCTATCGAGGCAGTGCACCGCCAGTTTAGGAAATTGACCAAAACGAAAGGCGCTTTCCCGAACGAAAATAGCTTGATGAAATTATTGTATGCGGGCATATTGAACGCTTCGAAGAAATGGACAATGCCAATCCACAGTTGGAACCTGACATTGTCGCAATTAGCCATCCACTTCGAGGGGCGATTAGATGGCGTGCTAGATATTTAG
- a CDS encoding IS30 family transposase — translation MNYKQLTQAERYQIYALLKAKHSQKEIAEILERSPSSISREIRRNKGLRGYRPKQAHQLAKQRRQSATKSVKITEQVQGWIKWLLEQDFSPEQITGRIKLEEKLSLHHESIYRYIYQDKAQGGQLYKSLTRAGKKYQKRYGRYSKRGQLVNRVGIDERPAVVDTKSRLGDWEGDTVIGKGRQHAFVTLVERKTLYTVVRRIESKHADITADAIIDSVMPLKEKVLTITFDNGKEFAQHERIAQALEADVYFAHPYASWERGINENTNGLLRRYFPKGTDFMALSEEEIQAAVDKLNHRPRKTRGYKTPYELFTGQPEKLVAA, via the coding sequence ATGAACTACAAACAGCTGACACAAGCTGAACGATACCAGATTTACGCTTTGTTAAAAGCAAAACATAGTCAAAAAGAGATAGCTGAAATTTTAGAGCGCAGTCCGTCATCCATTTCACGCGAGATACGACGCAATAAAGGATTGAGGGGCTATCGACCAAAACAAGCTCACCAATTGGCTAAACAAAGACGTCAATCGGCTACTAAGTCAGTCAAAATCACAGAGCAGGTCCAAGGTTGGATTAAGTGGTTGCTTGAGCAAGACTTTAGCCCAGAGCAAATTACTGGACGGATTAAATTAGAAGAAAAGCTTTCCCTGCACCATGAGAGTATTTACCGCTATATTTATCAGGATAAAGCCCAAGGTGGTCAACTGTATAAATCTCTCACCAGAGCAGGTAAAAAATACCAAAAACGCTATGGCCGCTATAGTAAGCGTGGCCAACTTGTGAACCGTGTCGGTATTGATGAACGCCCAGCGGTAGTTGACACAAAATCTCGTCTTGGTGATTGGGAAGGTGATACTGTTATAGGAAAAGGGCGCCAACACGCCTTTGTCACACTGGTTGAGCGAAAGACACTTTATACCGTTGTTAGGCGTATTGAGAGCAAACATGCTGATATTACAGCAGACGCTATCATTGATAGTGTTATGCCACTCAAAGAAAAGGTACTGACGATTACCTTCGATAATGGTAAAGAATTTGCTCAACATGAGCGAATTGCTCAAGCGCTAGAAGCGGATGTGTACTTCGCCCACCCTTACGCTTCGTGGGAGCGAGGTATCAATGAGAATACTAACGGTTTACTGCGACGTTACTTTCCCAAAGGCACAGACTTTATGGCGCTTAGTGAAGAAGAAATTCAGGCGGCAGTTGATAAGCTCAATCACCGCCCAAGAAAGACAAGAGGTTATAAAACACCTTATGAATTATTTACCGGTCAGCCAGAGAAATTAGTGGCTGCATAA